A single Brassica rapa cultivar Chiifu-401-42 chromosome A04, CAAS_Brap_v3.01, whole genome shotgun sequence DNA region contains:
- the LOC103863822 gene encoding uncharacterized protein LOC103863822, whose protein sequence is MRILKTQRSSRGGRRNSKKQGSRTSHVSSRASIIRNCSGNSGDKFTEKLQALKSLLPPSETNKTYHNRHVEEKPNSGETEQLFQETADYIVRLRNQVIVLQKLIEIYGSAPSSDQTEDFVL, encoded by the coding sequence agaagaaacagCAAGAAACAAGGAAGCAGAACATCACATGTTTCGTCACGAGCCAGCATTATCAGGAATTGTTCTGGAAACAGTGGAGATAAGTTCACCGAGAAGCTTCAAGCGCTTAAGAGTCTTCTTCCTCCGTCAGAGACGAACAAGACGTATCACAATCGTCACGTTGAGGAGAAACCAAATAGTGGAGAGACGGAACAGCTGTTTCAAGAAACGGCGGATTACATCGTCAGGCTTAGGAACCAAGTCATCGTGTTGCAAAAGCTAATCGAGATATATGGATCAGCACCATCCTCTGATCAGACGGAAGACTTTGTCTTATAA